The Streptococcus sp. S5 genome contains a region encoding:
- a CDS encoding peptide ABC transporter substrate-binding protein → MKKRNVIALAGVALLSAGILVACSGGSKSSSSSNGQKFSYVYETEPENLNYITSGKAATHDITGNLIDGLFENDKYGNLIPSLAKDWTVSQDGLTYTYKLRDDAKWYDSEGEEYADVTAKDFVTGIKYAADNKSEMLYIIQDSIKGLNDYVSGKNKDFSAVGVKAVDDHTLQITLNQPESYWNSKLTLGITFPVNEKFVKSKGDKFAQASDTSSLLYNGPYILKSFTSKSSIEMTKNENYWDKDKVYISDVKLEFYDGQDQSKLAKSFGENALSLAKLFPTGSGYSEQAKEFKDEITYTPQDAASYVIGTNIDRQSYKHTAKKTDEEKQSTKKALLNKDFRQAISFAFNREAYAAQLNGKDGASKIIRNLYIPPTFVQANGKTFGEMVKTQLDTYGDEWKSTKLDDGQNGLFDAKKAKEEFAKAKTALEAEGVKFPIHIDMPVDQTTPSRVQRVQSFKQSVEEALGKENIVIDIQMLSKEDLQNVTLFAPNAAGEDWDLSDNVGWSPDYQDPSTYMDILKASSGENTKTFLGFDPSENNEAAKKVGLYDFEKMIKDAGAETQDVNKRYEKYAAAQAWLTDSALVMPTSSSTGRPFLTRIEPFSAPFAWTGGKGKDHVIYKGMKLQDKAVTTADYNKALEKWQKEQAESNKKAQEDLKKHVK, encoded by the coding sequence ATGAAAAAAAGAAATGTCATTGCACTTGCGGGAGTTGCCCTCCTTTCAGCAGGTATCCTAGTAGCTTGTTCGGGTGGTTCTAAATCATCTAGCTCAAGCAACGGTCAAAAATTCTCATATGTCTATGAGACTGAGCCAGAAAACCTAAACTATATCACATCTGGTAAAGCAGCAACCCACGATATCACAGGAAACTTGATTGATGGCTTGTTTGAAAATGACAAATACGGTAACTTGATTCCATCTCTTGCAAAAGATTGGACAGTTTCGCAAGATGGCTTGACTTATACTTATAAACTTCGTGATGATGCTAAATGGTATGATTCAGAAGGCGAAGAGTATGCGGATGTCACTGCTAAAGATTTCGTCACAGGGATCAAATATGCGGCTGATAACAAATCAGAAATGCTCTACATCATCCAAGATTCTATCAAAGGCTTGAATGACTACGTCAGCGGTAAAAATAAAGATTTCTCAGCTGTAGGAGTAAAAGCAGTTGATGATCATACCCTTCAAATCACTTTGAACCAACCAGAATCTTACTGGAACTCTAAATTGACTCTTGGGATTACTTTCCCAGTCAACGAAAAATTCGTGAAATCAAAAGGGGATAAATTCGCTCAAGCAAGTGACACCAGCTCCCTTCTTTACAATGGTCCTTACATCTTGAAGAGCTTTACTTCAAAATCTTCTATCGAAATGACCAAGAATGAAAACTACTGGGATAAAGACAAGGTCTACATCTCAGATGTGAAATTGGAATTCTACGATGGACAAGACCAAAGTAAATTGGCTAAATCATTCGGTGAAAATGCTCTTAGCTTGGCCAAACTCTTCCCAACTGGATCTGGTTACTCAGAGCAAGCCAAAGAATTTAAAGACGAAATCACCTACACTCCTCAAGACGCTGCTTCTTATGTCATTGGTACCAACATCGACCGTCAATCTTACAAACACACTGCTAAGAAGACCGATGAAGAAAAACAATCTACTAAGAAAGCTCTCTTGAACAAGGACTTCCGTCAAGCGATCAGCTTTGCCTTCAACCGTGAAGCGTATGCTGCTCAATTGAACGGAAAAGACGGAGCAAGTAAGATCATCCGTAACCTCTACATTCCACCAACATTTGTCCAAGCTAATGGCAAGACCTTTGGTGAAATGGTGAAAACTCAATTGGATACCTACGGAGATGAGTGGAAATCTACTAAACTAGACGATGGTCAAAACGGTCTCTTCGATGCGAAGAAAGCGAAGGAAGAGTTTGCAAAAGCGAAGACTGCCTTGGAAGCAGAAGGTGTGAAATTCCCAATTCACATCGATATGCCTGTAGACCAAACCACACCATCAAGAGTTCAACGGGTACAATCCTTCAAACAATCTGTTGAAGAAGCACTTGGTAAAGAAAATATCGTCATCGATATCCAAATGCTTTCGAAAGAAGACCTTCAAAATGTGACCCTCTTTGCGCCAAATGCGGCCGGCGAAGACTGGGATCTCTCTGATAATGTTGGATGGAGCCCTGACTACCAAGACCCATCAACTTACATGGATATCTTGAAAGCTTCATCTGGTGAAAATACTAAGACTTTCCTTGGATTTGACCCAAGTGAAAACAATGAAGCAGCTAAAAAAGTTGGTCTGTACGACTTTGAAAAGATGATCAAAGATGCTGGTGCAGAAACACAAGACGTCAACAAACGCTATGAAAAATATGCGGCAGCACAAGCTTGGTTGACAGATAGCGCCCTTGTTATGCCAACTTCTTCATCAACTGGACGTCCATTCTTGACACGTATCGAACCATTCTCAGCTCCATTTGCATGGACTGGTGGTAAAGGAAAAGACCACGTGATCTACAAAGGAATGAAACTCCAAGATAAAGCTGTGACAACTGCTGACTACAACAAAGCCCTTGAAAAATGGCAAAAAGAACAAGCAGAGTCAAACAAAAAAGCACAAGAAGATCTTAAGAAACACGTCAAATAA
- a CDS encoding CocE/NonD family hydrolase — MKKKTMVSIVASSLLIAPMVLHQVAAADEQTEELAPSTEVVHAPASEARPTTSDTSTATSEEAASSNEASLDRTAVANQVAPATEEHTRQSEPTVPVATPAATNREAGPQSAPPSEAPATSQDLAKVTGSTLASDQATKELTVQDAVNGLLQWAATDPSQLGQSQADRERFAKSLGLIETSEDLTRKVSQPELAKMYETAKKLYDAYRAEKKSPLFLNGRAQPIFSYTTGEKTDEDYKYEDSQIVRFPVYVETDYDTDADGKPDLVKAIVQLPKAVAQGDFKAATILEARPYVAGTLDENYVTLESLGLPTDGSYDMKKLHSQPAKRQPVSSETTVEAAKKAKASDWYYYSPYEYIYDYEDLNWYDYFLVRGYAFISSAGLGTKGSEGFNTTGSDLEINAFKNIIEWVNGKRKAYTDKTSNIEIKADWASGNVAMTGLSWAGTTTFGVAATGIEGLKTIVPAAGIASWYDYFNSQGTAYGNPPYSDLSWLSLYVGTRILDEKDWAGIWQNYANYINQLNKDQNAHERNYSDVWKERDYTLHPEKLKTSALIVHGLNDDNVKTKHFELMYDALKKAGQDVKLYLHQGDHVYPAAMSRGYGITANGQDFYDLLNTWLTHYLYGVDNHVESLPAVLAQNNYDPSKWTSYDNWKSSPRLFLNAQSKRLEETISSDYAAAGVEIANRNETVSKASSKANLTFVSDVTEDTTIKGHIPVHFKAALTKGQGKNFQLNALLVDVADEDFDVVGNGSVKQDKTADAFWMGSNLSNLSVAEYETIKTKYKVIAKGWINLANPESGYDSASSRASIEPKVGEYHDYTVYLQPNLYTVKKGHKLALVFNTYDPSDLTVEHPYEVTFKTDSIQAAIPIVEKTRAQKASYLPSASDTDYANLPEVGGAALVAPEVHYKEEYTLPTPEHLVQPSQDFPEKVVEMKTASAAQEHPHLALAVSYGPQFVSSGLAEDPQAPTPAVEGGHEDHTLPQTGSKEHALGLLGLFTLTASSLIFWRKKKEDA; from the coding sequence ATGAAAAAGAAAACAATGGTTTCCATTGTCGCATCAAGTTTATTGATCGCACCGATGGTCTTGCATCAAGTAGCAGCAGCAGATGAGCAGACAGAAGAGCTAGCCCCATCGACAGAAGTGGTCCATGCTCCAGCTTCCGAAGCAAGACCGACAACAAGTGACACAAGTACTGCCACTAGTGAAGAAGCTGCAAGCTCGAATGAGGCATCGCTGGATCGGACGGCAGTTGCAAATCAAGTAGCCCCTGCTACAGAAGAACACACAAGACAAAGTGAGCCTACGGTCCCAGTAGCAACTCCAGCAGCAACAAACAGGGAAGCTGGGCCTCAATCTGCTCCTCCTTCAGAAGCACCGGCAACAAGTCAGGATTTGGCAAAAGTCACAGGTTCGACACTTGCAAGTGATCAGGCTACTAAAGAGTTGACAGTGCAAGATGCTGTTAATGGCTTGCTTCAATGGGCAGCAACGGATCCAAGCCAATTAGGCCAAAGCCAAGCAGATCGGGAACGCTTTGCCAAGAGTTTAGGTTTGATTGAAACATCAGAAGATCTGACTCGTAAGGTCAGTCAGCCAGAATTGGCCAAGATGTACGAAACAGCTAAGAAACTCTATGATGCCTACCGGGCTGAAAAGAAAAGCCCTCTCTTTTTAAATGGTCGTGCCCAGCCGATTTTCTCTTATACGACGGGAGAAAAAACAGACGAAGACTACAAATATGAGGACAGCCAAATTGTGCGCTTCCCAGTCTATGTCGAAACGGACTACGACACCGATGCAGATGGCAAGCCAGACTTGGTCAAAGCCATTGTTCAATTACCAAAAGCAGTCGCGCAAGGTGACTTTAAGGCGGCGACCATTCTGGAAGCGCGTCCTTACGTAGCAGGAACACTAGACGAAAACTACGTGACCCTTGAAAGTCTGGGGCTTCCGACAGACGGTAGCTACGACATGAAGAAACTGCACAGCCAACCTGCAAAGAGACAGCCAGTAAGCAGTGAGACAACAGTAGAAGCAGCCAAAAAAGCAAAGGCATCGGATTGGTACTACTACAGTCCCTACGAGTATATCTATGACTACGAAGATCTCAACTGGTACGACTATTTCTTGGTCAGAGGCTATGCCTTTATCTCAAGCGCTGGACTTGGGACCAAGGGATCCGAAGGATTTAACACGACAGGGTCTGACCTCGAAATCAATGCCTTCAAGAATATCATCGAATGGGTCAATGGTAAACGCAAAGCCTACACCGATAAGACCAGCAATATCGAAATCAAGGCAGACTGGGCAAGTGGCAATGTCGCAATGACCGGTCTATCCTGGGCTGGCACCACAACCTTTGGTGTGGCAGCGACAGGCATAGAAGGCCTAAAGACCATCGTTCCAGCTGCTGGGATCGCTTCTTGGTATGATTATTTCAACAGTCAAGGAACAGCTTATGGGAACCCACCATATAGTGATTTATCTTGGTTGTCCCTCTATGTCGGTACTCGGATTCTAGATGAAAAAGACTGGGCTGGTATTTGGCAAAATTATGCCAACTATATCAACCAGCTCAACAAGGATCAAAATGCGCATGAACGCAATTACAGCGATGTCTGGAAGGAGCGGGATTATACCCTGCATCCTGAAAAACTCAAGACTAGCGCCCTGATCGTCCATGGCTTGAATGATGACAATGTCAAGACCAAGCATTTTGAACTTATGTACGATGCCCTCAAGAAAGCGGGCCAAGATGTCAAGCTCTATCTCCACCAAGGAGACCACGTCTATCCAGCTGCTATGTCCCGTGGGTACGGCATCACTGCCAATGGTCAAGATTTTTATGATTTGCTCAATACCTGGTTGACCCACTACCTATATGGCGTGGACAATCACGTCGAAAGCTTGCCAGCGGTTCTAGCTCAAAACAACTATGATCCAAGTAAGTGGACCAGCTATGATAACTGGAAGAGCAGTCCACGTCTCTTCTTGAATGCTCAGTCGAAACGCTTGGAAGAAACCATTTCAAGTGACTATGCGGCTGCGGGTGTTGAGATCGCTAACCGTAATGAAACAGTCAGCAAAGCCTCTTCTAAGGCCAATCTGACCTTTGTTTCTGATGTCACTGAGGACACTACGATCAAGGGACACATTCCCGTTCATTTCAAAGCAGCTCTTACCAAAGGTCAAGGAAAGAATTTCCAACTCAATGCCCTCTTGGTAGACGTAGCAGATGAGGACTTTGATGTCGTAGGAAATGGCAGCGTCAAGCAAGATAAAACAGCAGACGCTTTCTGGATGGGAAGCAATTTAAGCAATCTATCTGTAGCCGAATACGAAACCATCAAGACCAAGTACAAGGTGATCGCAAAAGGCTGGATCAACCTTGCCAATCCTGAGTCTGGCTACGATTCAGCAAGCTCTCGCGCAAGCATCGAGCCAAAAGTTGGGGAATACCATGATTATACGGTCTATCTCCAACCAAATCTCTATACAGTTAAGAAAGGTCACAAGTTAGCTCTAGTCTTTAACACCTATGACCCGTCTGACCTAACGGTGGAGCACCCTTATGAAGTGACCTTCAAGACAGATTCTATCCAGGCTGCGATTCCAATTGTCGAAAAGACCCGCGCCCAAAAGGCAAGCTATCTACCAAGTGCAAGCGATACAGACTATGCAAACCTGCCAGAAGTTGGAGGAGCTGCTCTAGTAGCACCAGAAGTGCACTACAAGGAAGAATATACGCTTCCAACCCCAGAACATCTTGTCCAACCAAGCCAAGATTTTCCTGAGAAGGTCGTTGAGATGAAGACCGCATCAGCTGCCCAAGAGCACCCTCACCTTGCTCTAGCTGTATCCTATGGCCCTCAATTTGTTTCATCAGGATTGGCAGAAGATCCTCAAGCTCCAACTCCTGCAGTAGAAGGAGGGCATGAGGACCATACGCTTCCACAAACAGGTAGCAAAGAACATGCTCTGGGTCTCTTAGGTCTGTTTACCCTGACAGCTTCTAGCCTCATCTTTTGGCGCAAGAAGAAAGAAGATGCCTAA
- the trxA gene encoding thioredoxin: protein MAHVITDATFEQETSQGLVLIDFWATWCGPCRMQAPILDQLAEEVHEDDLKICKMDVDENPNTARQFGIMSIPTLLFKKDGQVVKQVAGVHTKAQLKEIIAELS from the coding sequence ATGGCACACGTAATCACAGATGCAACTTTTGAACAAGAAACCAGCCAAGGCCTTGTCTTGATTGACTTTTGGGCAACTTGGTGTGGTCCATGCCGCATGCAAGCTCCAATCTTGGATCAGTTGGCAGAAGAAGTACATGAAGATGATTTGAAAATCTGTAAGATGGATGTCGATGAAAATCCAAATACAGCGCGTCAATTCGGTATCATGTCGATTCCAACTCTTCTCTTTAAAAAAGATGGGCAAGTTGTCAAACAAGTGGCTGGAGTTCATACGAAAGCCCAATTGAAAGAAATCATTGCAGAATTGAGCTAA